From one Macaca nemestrina isolate mMacNem1 chromosome 5, mMacNem.hap1, whole genome shotgun sequence genomic stretch:
- the LOC112427905 gene encoding small nuclear ribonucleoprotein E-like, whose product MAYHGQGQKVQKVVVQPINLIFKYLQNRPRIQVWVYEQVNMWTGNFIIGFDECKNLVLDDAEEIHSKTKSRKQLCLWVGLC is encoded by the coding sequence ATGGCATACCATGGCCAGGGCCAGAAAGTGCAGAAGGTTGTGGTGCAGCCCATCAACCTCATCTTCAAATACTTACAAAATAGACCCCGGATTCAGGTGTGGGTCTACGAGCAAGTGAATATGTGGACAGGAAACTTTATCATTGGTTTTGATGAGTGTAAGAACCTTGTATTAGATGATGCAGAAGAGATTCATTCTAAAACAAAGTCAAGAAAACAACTTTGTTTGTGGGTCGGATTATGCTAA